A genomic region of Salinibacter pepae contains the following coding sequences:
- a CDS encoding fasciclin domain-containing protein, translating to MIDLATSFRRWGRLGLGLFALALVTTGCDAFIDQDQSDSAPSSPTIAGYVQEVPALSALEGAAAEAGLVKTLDTGGPFTVFAPLNDSISPAIDPSLNRQVVGKVVRHHVVNGEVTSDQLSDGQTVSPLAGEDLRIGVGENVTVNQATVLTPDANAENGVVHVVGKLLADAVDRATLTPRFTIFARLVKEAGLAPALRVSGDNDGRTIFAPTNEALLAALDEDDSGEVESDEIPPNADEILQYHVLDSVFLAGDVPTSATDIPTLEGTDVTVQRSNGTVTVNGNEVSVPNVEVDNGVIHSIDTVLMP from the coding sequence ATGATTGATCTCGCTACGTCCTTTCGCCGATGGGGCCGCCTCGGCCTCGGTCTTTTCGCCCTTGCTCTCGTCACGACAGGGTGTGACGCCTTTATCGACCAGGACCAAAGCGACTCCGCGCCCTCATCCCCTACGATCGCGGGCTACGTCCAGGAGGTGCCGGCATTGAGCGCGCTTGAGGGAGCCGCGGCCGAGGCTGGCCTCGTCAAGACCCTGGACACGGGCGGTCCATTCACCGTATTTGCCCCCCTCAATGACTCCATTTCGCCGGCCATTGACCCCTCGCTCAACCGGCAGGTCGTTGGGAAGGTTGTTCGGCACCACGTCGTGAATGGAGAGGTGACCTCCGATCAACTTAGCGATGGACAGACGGTATCACCGCTTGCTGGGGAGGACCTCAGGATCGGGGTGGGCGAGAATGTGACAGTGAATCAGGCAACGGTCCTGACTCCCGACGCCAACGCGGAGAACGGTGTCGTGCACGTCGTCGGAAAACTGCTGGCCGACGCGGTAGACCGGGCGACGCTGACGCCCCGATTCACGATCTTTGCGCGACTGGTCAAGGAGGCCGGCCTTGCCCCCGCCCTCCGCGTGTCCGGCGATAATGACGGGCGTACGATCTTCGCTCCGACCAACGAAGCACTGCTGGCCGCCCTCGATGAGGACGATAGCGGGGAGGTCGAGAGCGATGAGATCCCTCCCAACGCCGACGAGATCCTGCAGTACCACGTGCTCGACAGCGTCTTCCTTGCCGGAGACGTGCCGACCTCGGCCACGGACATACCGACGCTAGAGGGCACGGACGTGACAGTTCAGCGCTCGAATGGGACGGTTACCGTCAATGGAAATGAGGTGTCCGTTCCCAACGTGGAGGTCGACAACGGTGTCATCCATAGCATCGACACGGTTCTCATGCCATAG